The following proteins are encoded in a genomic region of Hymenobacter siberiensis:
- a CDS encoding universal stress protein, whose product MKAPRQLSFIVLTSVYSEAQRAVLYADELAGGVGAHLLLLHANHGSFCDPHIFTGESWRPQELADAPGIKARLTQLAGQLRAPATVALLPHLLPAAARALTRQHRPALVVVERPAADAAPPDQVSLMLLELLRAVQLPLLLVPHTTAPAPPQRVLIAADSEPFALPPAIDGVKRLLHQLAPHVTIVHISGTEADENYARAKHAVELSGLTTGLPDVASRGYQYARPADGILAAIHDVGADLVLLLARPRSYLGEVFPHSVTAEVLRRSPVPVLIVPAAESTAAPRHEAHHAADNILV is encoded by the coding sequence ATGAAAGCGCCCCGGCAACTCTCCTTTATTGTCCTGACCAGCGTTTATTCCGAGGCGCAGCGCGCCGTGCTGTATGCCGACGAGCTGGCCGGCGGCGTAGGGGCCCACCTGCTGCTGCTGCACGCCAACCACGGCTCCTTCTGCGACCCCCATATTTTTACCGGAGAAAGCTGGCGGCCGCAGGAGCTGGCCGATGCGCCCGGCATTAAGGCCCGGCTGACCCAGCTGGCCGGGCAGCTCCGCGCCCCGGCTACGGTGGCGCTCCTCCCGCACCTGCTGCCGGCGGCGGCCCGGGCCCTCACCCGGCAGCACCGCCCGGCGCTGGTGGTGGTGGAGCGGCCCGCCGCCGATGCCGCCCCCCCCGACCAGGTGAGCCTGATGCTGCTGGAGCTGTTGCGTGCCGTGCAGCTGCCCCTGCTGCTGGTGCCCCATACGACCGCCCCCGCCCCGCCCCAGCGCGTGCTGATAGCCGCCGACAGCGAGCCCTTTGCGCTGCCCCCAGCCATTGATGGGGTGAAGCGGCTGCTGCACCAGCTGGCCCCTCACGTCACCATCGTGCACATATCGGGCACCGAAGCCGATGAAAACTATGCCCGGGCCAAGCACGCCGTGGAGCTTAGTGGCCTGACCACGGGCCTGCCCGATGTAGCGTCGCGCGGCTACCAGTATGCCCGCCCGGCCGATGGCATTCTGGCCGCCATCCACGATGTGGGGGCCGACCTCGTGCTGCTGCTGGCCCGCCCGCGGAGCTACCTCGGCGAGGTGTTCCCGCACAGCGTGACAGCCGAAGTGCTGCGCCGTAGCCCCGTGCCCGTGCTCATCGTGCCCGCCGCCGAATCCACGGCGGCTCCCCGCCACGAGGCCCACCACGCGGCCGATAATATTCTGGTCTAG
- a CDS encoding Crp/Fnr family transcriptional regulator translates to MNSFVPHPPPDCRHWADALLASNQHMALIEAAKTTHHYQRGQVLFREGDHAAGLYSINSGHVKVTKVGGDGKEQIIRLARDGNILGYRGLLAGTGHAANALALDEAEVCFIPKSVFFQLIEHNPGFAFSLMKLMANELAETEERMLHLAYKPVRERLAEALLLLLRTYQQPADGPPSFTISREDLAALVGTVRETVSRFMAELKAEGVLSTKGSSITILDIKRLIEISTLYD, encoded by the coding sequence CCTACTGGCCAGCAACCAGCACATGGCACTAATTGAGGCCGCGAAAACGACTCATCATTATCAGCGCGGGCAGGTATTGTTTCGGGAAGGCGACCACGCGGCGGGGCTCTACAGCATCAACTCGGGCCATGTGAAGGTGACGAAAGTGGGCGGCGATGGCAAGGAGCAAATCATCCGGCTGGCCAGAGACGGCAACATTCTGGGCTATCGGGGACTGCTGGCCGGCACTGGCCACGCCGCCAATGCCCTGGCCCTCGACGAGGCCGAGGTGTGCTTTATTCCCAAATCGGTGTTTTTTCAGCTCATCGAGCACAATCCGGGCTTTGCTTTCTCACTGATGAAGCTGATGGCCAACGAGCTGGCCGAAACCGAGGAACGCATGCTGCACCTGGCCTACAAGCCCGTGCGCGAGCGCCTGGCAGAGGCCCTGCTGCTGCTGCTGCGCACCTACCAGCAACCGGCCGATGGCCCGCCCAGCTTCACGATTTCGCGCGAAGACCTGGCCGCGCTGGTGGGCACCGTGCGCGAAACCGTGAGCCGGTTCATGGCCGAGCTGAAGGCGGAAGGCGTGCTCAGCACCAAAGGCAGCAGCATCACCATCCTGGATATTAAGCGGCTAATCGAGATTTCGACCCTTTACGACTAG